TGCCCAAAAGAGCGCCACCACATGCGTTTCCTTTAAACCGCATAGTTCAAAGTGATGGTGTAAAGGCGCCATTTTAAAAACTCTTTTTCCTGTTGTCTGAAAGCTGACCACCTGTATCATTACGGAAAGGGCTTCCACTACAAACAGCATTCCCGCGATGGGGAGCATCAGCTCCATGTTCATGATGATTGCCGCGGCAGCTAAGCCGCCTCCCAAGGCTAAAGAGCCGGTATCCCCCATAAAGACCTTTGCCGGATACTTATTGAACATTAAAAATCCCATGCATCCGCCGGCTAAAGCCGAGTTGAAAATTCCGCCGGCATTGATGCCAAAATTTACGGCTACTATGGCAAAAAATAAAGCTACCAGAGTAGTGACTCCCGATGCAAGCCCGTCCAGACCGTCCGTCAGGTTTACGCTGTTTACCATGGCCACCACTACAAAGGCTACAAAAGGAATATACCAAATACCAAAATCCCAATGCTGGTCGATGATTGGTATGTACACCGAGGTCCCATAAACAGAAACGCTGGATTGGTATGCCGCTACCGCAGCTGCAATGATGATCTGAAGCACCAGCTTTTGCCACGCCCTCAATCCCAGATTCTGCTTTTTGGCCACTTTCAGGTAATCATCCAGAAATCCAAGCAGACCAAAGAGGACAAAAGCGGCGAGAATCACACCCATATCTCTGGACATGCCCCCCGATGTAAGGCAGGTTATCACGGTGGCAGCAATGATTGCCAGACCGCCCATAGAAGGAGTTCCCGCTTTTGCCTGATGAGCTTTTGGCCCTTCCTCCCGGATATTCTGTCCCGCTTTTAAATTCTGCAAAATAGGTATTTCCACATAGGTCAGTACTAAACTTATGAAAAATGCCACTATGATTAAAATTCCAATTTGTAAATAACTCATAACTACTCCTAAAACTATTCCATGATTTTTTTAACTACCTGATCCATAGCCATCCCCCTCGAACCTTTTACCAGAATAATATCTCCAAGCCGTACCATTGTTTTTATTTCATTCATTAGTTTTTCTTTTTCACTGTAATAAATGACATTCTCTTCTCCCATAATTTTTTTAGCTTCTTCTGCTATATATTTTGCGTGATCTCCTACCGCGATCAGCACATCCACTTTTTGTTCCGCTGCATATCTTCCAACTTCTCTGTGGTATTTGGGGCTTTCCTTTCCCATTTCCAGCATATCTGCCAATATGGCTATTTTTCTCATACCTTTGGTGCTCATGAGAACATCAATGCCCGCTTTCATGGAGTCAGGACTGGCGTTATACGTATCATCGATGACCTTTACGCCGTCTTTCCCTTTAATGTTCAGCCTTTTTTCTGTCAATTCCATTTTTTTCAGTCCTCTTGCAGCTTCTTCCATGGTGATTCCCAATTCTGCGGCTGCCGCCACTGCAAGAGTT
This region of Aminipila luticellarii genomic DNA includes:
- the mraY gene encoding phospho-N-acetylmuramoyl-pentapeptide-transferase, which gives rise to MSYLQIGILIIVAFFISLVLTYVEIPILQNLKAGQNIREEGPKAHQAKAGTPSMGGLAIIAATVITCLTSGGMSRDMGVILAAFVLFGLLGFLDDYLKVAKKQNLGLRAWQKLVLQIIIAAAVAAYQSSVSVYGTSVYIPIIDQHWDFGIWYIPFVAFVVVAMVNSVNLTDGLDGLASGVTTLVALFFAIVAVNFGINAGGIFNSALAGGCMGFLMFNKYPAKVFMGDTGSLALGGGLAAAAIIMNMELMLPIAGMLFVVEALSVMIQVVSFQTTGKRVFKMAPLHHHFELCGLKETHVVALFWAFTLICCVIGLLIL